One Leptospira levettii genomic window carries:
- the lpdA gene encoding dihydrolipoyl dehydrogenase: MSNSNHFQVIVIGGGPGGYVAAIRAAQLGLQTCVVERDKLGGVCLNWGCIPTKALLESAHVLEHLREASKFGISADNIKVDFEAVIKRSRSVADQMAKGVEFLMKKNKVTVVNGEASFTNAKTIEVKSNTGETSSLTADYFILAVGAKNKALPFLPFDGKRVLSAREAMVEPKTIPNLAIIGAGAIGVEFADFYASMGSKVTIIEYQDHLLPNEDKEISGILERSFKKRGIEQFLSYGVETAAVSDKGVELTLLDRNSAKKEKLNFDKVIVGVGISPNTSNIGLDAIGVKLKNGFVEYLGNYRSTVDHIYAIGDCIPTPSLAHVASAEGIRAAEDISIRMGNPHHIQIQRLNYAYIPGCTYCHPEVASVGLSEDKAKAMGYEIKVGKFPFTASGRAQAQGDTTGMVKIVSDAKHGEILGAHIIGQGATELIAELTLGANMEITIRELANTIHAHPTLAEGIMESAAAVLGEAINI; encoded by the coding sequence ATGTCCAATTCAAACCATTTCCAAGTGATCGTGATTGGAGGAGGGCCTGGTGGTTATGTCGCTGCCATTCGTGCTGCCCAACTCGGTTTACAAACATGTGTTGTTGAACGAGACAAACTCGGTGGAGTTTGTTTGAACTGGGGTTGTATTCCCACCAAAGCATTGTTAGAAAGTGCACATGTTTTAGAACACTTAAGAGAAGCATCCAAATTTGGAATCTCAGCTGACAATATCAAAGTCGATTTTGAAGCCGTGATCAAACGTTCCAGGTCAGTTGCAGACCAAATGGCAAAGGGTGTTGAGTTTCTCATGAAAAAAAACAAGGTCACCGTGGTAAATGGTGAAGCTAGTTTTACAAATGCAAAAACCATTGAAGTAAAATCCAACACGGGAGAAACCTCATCCCTTACTGCAGATTATTTTATATTGGCAGTGGGTGCCAAAAACAAAGCTCTTCCATTTTTACCATTTGACGGCAAACGCGTGTTATCTGCGAGAGAGGCCATGGTGGAACCGAAGACCATTCCCAATTTAGCGATTATCGGAGCTGGTGCTATTGGTGTCGAGTTTGCTGATTTTTATGCGAGTATGGGATCTAAAGTCACCATCATTGAATACCAAGACCACCTCCTTCCCAATGAGGACAAAGAAATCTCTGGGATACTTGAACGTAGTTTTAAAAAACGAGGGATTGAACAGTTTTTAAGTTATGGTGTGGAGACTGCGGCAGTCTCTGACAAGGGCGTCGAACTCACGTTACTCGATAGAAATTCTGCTAAAAAAGAGAAATTAAACTTTGATAAGGTGATTGTGGGAGTTGGGATCTCACCAAATACCTCTAACATTGGCCTTGATGCCATTGGAGTGAAATTAAAAAATGGGTTTGTGGAATATCTAGGAAACTATAGATCCACTGTGGATCATATTTATGCAATCGGTGATTGTATTCCCACTCCATCCCTTGCCCATGTAGCAAGTGCTGAAGGGATTCGGGCAGCTGAAGATATCTCGATTCGTATGGGAAATCCTCACCACATCCAAATCCAACGATTGAATTATGCCTATATCCCTGGTTGTACGTACTGCCATCCAGAAGTTGCGAGTGTGGGCCTTAGTGAAGATAAAGCAAAAGCCATGGGATATGAAATTAAAGTGGGTAAATTTCCGTTTACAGCGAGTGGACGTGCGCAGGCACAAGGGGATACAACGGGGATGGTCAAAATTGTCTCCGATGCCAAACATGGCGAAATTTTAGGAGCACATATCATTGGGCAAGGAGCAACAGAACTCATCGCAGAACTAACGCTAGGTGCCAATATGGAAATTACCATAAGAGAACTTGCCAATACCATCCATGCCCATCCTACCTTAGCGGAAGGGATCATGGAAAGTGCTGCGGCAGTGCTTGGTGAGGCGATTAATATATAA
- a CDS encoding YqjF family protein encodes MLNFRFRNLGSDDLGKYVRLYFDFFGMKKPIESILHTVNHRLWPIPNHSWFWYQEWNEVIFMHYQVEGKRLRELVPLHLELDQYDGEHWVSVVAFTMDRVHPRFTFPIQFLSTFHEVNLRTYVTRNGKPGVYFLSIEAEKILPTLFARLASGLPYEHSPINRTKHSYRLRGKRCEIGIEFLKKERIGSPSPKEFWLTERYSLYRGKNPEETAMDVHHKPWELFQVEFSKLNLRYAAYDGLVNFGNPNVCHYSPGVQVLAWL; translated from the coding sequence GTGCTTAACTTTCGATTCCGGAATTTAGGTTCTGACGATTTAGGTAAGTATGTTCGTTTGTATTTCGATTTTTTTGGTATGAAAAAACCTATCGAGTCTATCTTACATACGGTTAACCACAGGCTATGGCCAATTCCTAATCATTCCTGGTTTTGGTACCAGGAATGGAACGAAGTTATCTTTATGCATTACCAAGTGGAAGGGAAACGGTTACGAGAACTTGTTCCTCTTCATTTGGAATTGGATCAGTATGATGGAGAACATTGGGTATCAGTAGTTGCCTTTACCATGGACCGCGTACATCCAAGGTTTACATTCCCCATACAATTCCTTTCCACCTTTCATGAAGTGAACCTTCGCACCTATGTGACACGGAATGGAAAACCCGGTGTGTATTTTCTCAGTATCGAAGCAGAAAAAATCCTACCAACACTCTTTGCGAGATTGGCTTCGGGACTACCATACGAACATTCTCCGATCAATCGGACAAAACATTCTTACCGATTGCGTGGAAAACGTTGTGAGATTGGAATTGAATTTTTAAAGAAAGAAAGAATTGGCTCTCCCTCTCCCAAAGAATTTTGGCTTACGGAACGGTATTCTTTGTACAGAGGGAAAAACCCAGAGGAAACAGCAATGGATGTGCACCACAAACCTTGGGAATTGTTCCAAGTGGAATTTTCGAAACTAAACCTTCGTTATGCGGCCTACGATGGGTTAGTCAATTTTGGAAATCCAAACGTATGCCATTATTCACCTGGAGTGCAGGTGCTTGCCTGGTTGTGA
- a CDS encoding DUF1554 domain-containing protein encodes MDHLLLQTSCNITTAPPAKPINVKGFPSNGQVVITWNPIYCASHYNVYWSTSPNVDIATANKLVTQDAKLTHSGIINGVTYYYKISAENSFNRKESALSDEVSFSPAMLTLKTFVTSITYFITSIGSVAGADSICNNDSGKPPGSSNYKALLVDESGCSSIPCRRASVTANVGDGQIDWVLKPNTNYVRADGVTPIMTTNANGLFIFGTLTNSWTSSVTTGISGMSGNWTTFSTLTCVNYSNGSTGQVTTTQYHQTGASSLSSSGLNCTGSYSLLCIEQ; translated from the coding sequence GTGGATCATCTTTTATTACAAACGAGTTGTAATATCACTACCGCACCACCAGCGAAGCCAATCAATGTAAAGGGTTTCCCAAGTAACGGACAAGTTGTAATCACCTGGAATCCCATATATTGTGCGAGCCATTATAATGTCTATTGGTCGACATCACCCAATGTAGATATTGCAACTGCAAACAAATTGGTAACACAAGATGCGAAACTCACACATTCAGGAATTATCAATGGAGTTACTTATTATTATAAAATTTCTGCCGAAAATTCCTTTAATAGAAAGGAAAGTGCTTTGTCAGACGAAGTGTCTTTTTCACCTGCAATGCTTACTTTAAAAACTTTCGTCACTTCTATAACCTATTTTATCACATCAATTGGCAGTGTTGCCGGTGCAGATTCTATTTGTAATAATGATAGCGGTAAACCACCTGGTAGTTCCAATTACAAAGCTTTACTTGTAGATGAGTCTGGTTGTAGTTCAATTCCTTGCCGTAGGGCATCTGTAACTGCCAATGTGGGAGATGGACAAATTGACTGGGTATTAAAACCTAATACTAATTATGTGAGAGCAGACGGAGTGACTCCAATTATGACTACCAATGCAAATGGGCTTTTTATTTTTGGAACATTAACCAATAGTTGGACTTCATCTGTCACGACTGGTATCAGCGGAATGTCGGGCAATTGGACTACTTTTTCTACACTCACTTGTGTCAATTATAGCAATGGTTCAACTGGTCAAGTTACAACGACTCAGTATCATCAAACAGGCGCTTCATCACTTTCGAGTTCCGGCTTGAACTGTACAGGTTCGTATTCCTTACTTTGTATTGAACAATAG
- a CDS encoding type II toxin-antitoxin system VapC family toxin encodes MSYLIDTDIIIYSLKGNENVQKIFLERKNLSKAISVITYGELIFGAKKSKSREKNLATVYRIGELFPVIEITKGIVETFGEVKASLQKKGNTVDDFDLLIGSTALFLNYTLVTNNEKHFSMIPGLSIENWSK; translated from the coding sequence ATGAGCTATTTGATTGATACTGATATTATCATCTATAGTCTGAAAGGTAATGAAAACGTTCAAAAAATCTTTCTCGAAAGAAAAAATCTGTCTAAAGCCATTTCGGTGATTACTTACGGCGAACTTATATTTGGTGCCAAGAAATCAAAAAGTAGAGAGAAAAATTTAGCTACAGTCTATAGAATTGGTGAACTTTTTCCTGTGATTGAAATAACAAAAGGAATAGTGGAAACCTTTGGTGAGGTCAAAGCCAGCCTACAGAAAAAAGGCAATACTGTCGATGATTTTGATCTATTAATTGGATCCACTGCTCTCTTTTTAAATTACACATTAGTAACTAACAATGAAAAACATTTCTCCATGATTCCTGGTTTAAGTATTGAAAATTGGAGTAAGTAA
- a CDS encoding FitA-like ribbon-helix-helix domain-containing protein has product MANLQVRDIDNRLYESLKRRAELEHRSVSQEVVKIIENHLERDGFESESRTIEFLKLTNSWHDDKTAKELITEIKSSRSKKNRTRITDELFD; this is encoded by the coding sequence ATGGCAAATTTACAAGTGAGAGATATTGACAACAGACTTTATGAATCGTTGAAACGAAGGGCGGAATTAGAACATCGATCTGTCAGCCAAGAAGTTGTCAAAATCATTGAAAATCATCTGGAGAGAGATGGCTTTGAAAGCGAGTCAAGAACGATTGAGTTTCTGAAACTAACCAATTCCTGGCATGATGATAAAACCGCCAAAGAACTAATTACTGAAATAAAATCTTCGAGATCAAAGAAAAATCGGACAAGGATAACAGATGAGCTATTTGATTGA
- a CDS encoding DUF86 domain-containing protein, whose protein sequence is MTDLNQYQNDVLRKRAVERNLEIIGEVVKKIPDSKKFENPDVEWRQFVGLRDFIALGYFVIDDEIIWNPVNLLNAIP, encoded by the coding sequence ATAACTGACTTAAATCAATACCAAAATGATGTGCTTCGAAAGAGGGCTGTAGAAAGGAATTTGGAAATCATTGGTGAAGTTGTCAAAAAAATTCCTGATTCGAAGAAGTTTGAAAATCCAGACGTTGAATGGAGACAATTTGTCGGATTACGAGATTTTATCGCACTTGGTTATTTCGTAATTGATGATGAAATCATTTGGAATCCAGTAAATCTATTGAATGCCATTCCTTGA
- the len gene encoding Len family endostatin-like outer membrane lipoprotein → MVFLGIPWYSLVFLVFASAFLSACNTSKDSNDDTTLFALLLAQSASAPCSTRCHIFLTSSGRSGLIAVGGITGADAACNGDANRVQGKTYKAMVTVPGVREALGNPTGTMTYTDWVLKANTFYSNITDPSNTTGSTTTSNRIFRDSNTTMQINFALGSNGIRFWTGMTITGGNLANDVNCTNWTSSNGGVSGVTGVVGASTTTLVETTTNTCNNANRIICVEQ, encoded by the coding sequence TTGGTATTCCTTGGTATTCCTTGGTATTCCTTGGTATTCCTTGTTTTTGCTAGTGCTTTCCTAAGCGCTTGCAACACTTCTAAAGATAGTAACGACGACACAACCTTATTTGCCCTCCTCCTCGCACAATCTGCCTCCGCTCCCTGTTCCACAAGGTGTCATATATTTTTAACAAGTTCAGGAAGGAGTGGTCTCATTGCAGTTGGTGGCATAACAGGTGCAGACGCAGCCTGTAATGGAGATGCAAACCGAGTTCAAGGAAAAACATACAAAGCAATGGTCACTGTTCCTGGTGTTAGAGAAGCGCTTGGCAATCCTACAGGGACTATGACTTATACGGACTGGGTATTAAAGGCGAATACATTCTATTCGAATATTACCGACCCTTCCAATACAACTGGTTCTACAACGACATCCAACAGAATCTTTCGTGATTCTAATACGACGATGCAGATAAATTTTGCACTAGGTAGTAACGGAATTCGTTTTTGGACAGGTATGACCATCACTGGCGGAAACCTTGCCAATGACGTAAATTGTACCAATTGGACAAGTTCGAATGGTGGTGTGAGTGGTGTCACAGGAGTAGTTGGAGCGAGTACAACGACATTAGTTGAAACTACAACCAACACATGTAATAATGCTAATAGGATTATTTGTGTAGAGCAGTAA
- a CDS encoding toxin produces MIFDWDQEKNKFLASQRNISFERIVIEIEAGALLGILEHPNSEKYPNQLILMVNIDDYAWVVPVIKTKNSFFLKSASPSRKQTKHYLKKENFHETETD; encoded by the coding sequence GTGATTTTTGACTGGGACCAAGAGAAAAATAAATTCCTCGCATCACAACGAAATATTTCCTTTGAAAGGATCGTTATCGAAATAGAAGCGGGAGCATTACTTGGAATCTTGGAACATCCAAATAGTGAAAAATATCCGAACCAACTCATACTGATGGTGAATATAGATGATTATGCTTGGGTAGTTCCTGTCATTAAAACGAAAAATTCGTTCTTTCTAAAATCAGCATCTCCTTCGAGAAAACAAACAAAACACTATTTAAAAAAGGAGAACTTTCATGAAACTGAAACTGACTGA
- a CDS encoding antitoxin produces MKLKLTEEEKELELTFERNEWKPVSNQKHYLNQFKKAAKNTLAKDKRMNIRIAGKDIQLLKTKALEIGIPYQTLVSSILHQYVTGKLKEY; encoded by the coding sequence ATGAAACTGAAACTGACTGAGGAAGAAAAGGAATTAGAATTAACTTTCGAACGAAATGAATGGAAGCCTGTTTCCAATCAAAAGCACTACTTAAATCAGTTTAAAAAAGCTGCCAAAAATACGTTAGCCAAAGATAAGAGAATGAATATTCGTATTGCTGGAAAAGACATTCAATTATTAAAAACAAAAGCCCTTGAAATAGGAATCCCCTATCAAACTTTAGTATCCAGTATTTTACATCAATACGTAACGGGAAAACTAAAAGAATATTAG
- a CDS encoding alpha/beta fold hydrolase, with protein sequence MKLKSFRYKNWDTAYLDSETPGPTLVFCHANGYSAGCYQYYYERLKKHYRVIAPDFIGHGRSAFTLDFQNWNVFRDQILSLLDHESVNETTIIGHSLGGASSLLAAKKEHKRFTKVLAMDPVILGWKLILLSKFLENPLAKGAKKRRTHFKSIELVRRSFRKFPAFANFEPSIFEDYLNSCFIPTGHDDEVKLCCDPRVEAKIFGHAHFHVFKNFYGIKTENHIAIPESYEVCSPKYANLLTKVHPNSDVTIFPGFTHFFPFERPVETWNWMKRCLEITED encoded by the coding sequence ATGAAACTTAAATCCTTTCGATACAAAAATTGGGATACTGCGTATTTAGATTCAGAAACACCAGGCCCCACCCTAGTTTTTTGTCATGCCAATGGCTATAGTGCAGGTTGTTACCAGTATTACTATGAAAGATTAAAAAAACACTACCGAGTGATTGCACCCGATTTCATTGGGCATGGTCGTTCTGCCTTCACGCTGGACTTTCAAAATTGGAATGTATTCCGAGACCAAATCCTTTCCCTCCTCGACCATGAATCGGTTAACGAAACAACTATCATCGGCCACTCTCTCGGAGGTGCTTCCTCGCTACTCGCTGCAAAAAAAGAACACAAACGATTTACAAAAGTTCTAGCAATGGACCCAGTCATCCTTGGTTGGAAACTCATTTTACTTTCTAAATTTTTAGAAAACCCACTTGCCAAAGGTGCCAAAAAAAGAAGGACTCATTTCAAATCCATAGAGCTTGTTAGGCGGTCATTTCGAAAGTTCCCAGCCTTTGCCAATTTTGAACCTTCCATCTTTGAAGATTATCTCAATTCTTGTTTTATACCAACAGGCCATGATGACGAAGTGAAACTTTGTTGTGACCCAAGAGTCGAAGCCAAAATTTTTGGGCACGCCCACTTCCATGTCTTTAAAAATTTCTATGGGATCAAAACGGAAAACCACATCGCCATACCCGAATCATACGAAGTTTGTAGTCCTAAGTATGCAAACCTACTCACAAAAGTTCATCCCAATTCGGATGTGACCATCTTCCCAGGTTTCACACATTTTTTCCCCTTCGAACGCCCAGTAGAAACATGGAATTGGATGAAACGATGCCTGGAGATTACAGAAGACTAA
- a CDS encoding DMT family transporter: MQFQVILFFCIAVFFNALANILIKTSSMQDKQVTPGEGFWNLVFTVFNPYFIAGLASFGLALLGYRYVLGKGLKLSLAYPVFTSSGFIIVLIASAIFFKERLNFTQWLGISFILVGVWLTALQMFDVNS, from the coding sequence ATGCAATTCCAAGTCATCCTCTTCTTCTGTATAGCTGTATTCTTCAATGCATTGGCGAATATTTTAATCAAAACATCTTCTATGCAAGACAAACAAGTCACACCTGGAGAAGGTTTTTGGAATCTTGTGTTCACTGTTTTTAATCCTTATTTTATCGCAGGCCTTGCCAGTTTCGGATTGGCGTTGTTAGGTTATCGTTATGTTTTGGGTAAAGGATTGAAGTTATCCTTGGCATATCCTGTGTTTACTTCTAGTGGATTTATCATTGTTCTGATTGCTTCCGCTATTTTTTTTAAAGAACGTTTGAATTTTACCCAGTGGCTTGGGATTTCTTTTATTTTAGTGGGTGTATGGCTTACCGCCTTGCAGATGTTTGACGTTAACTCTTGA
- a CDS encoding sulfatase-like hydrolase/transferase, translating to MSIFPSFLLKLCFFLLLSFLCFCKKESATPEKNLPAEEAGKLAQTKPNIIWIVIDSLRGDIIGQYNVTPNLDLFAKEGIQFDYHLVNAAWTRPSTLVFFTGKYASANPVNFWDYPTTKSEVDAFYRSEKKPLPKVLKEFQYNTVMVGNNPFLTDKFGLGVDVGFDSLYDFSNYSEDTKKITKKTMEVLEDVSSKGSPFFLFLNYNDPHKPYTPPSGFTNRIQTKEILDERKLNYLGEVAFVDEELGKVFADLKAKNLWDNSLILITADHGEVMHASHAISPFTGTNTYYGHGQDLFLENIHVPLLIKLPHAEKQKMVKAMTRSIDLYPTILDYAELPIPKSINGLSLRPIIEGTETTKRTYYGETRFTQGYGEGKEFLLQRSYRFHELGKFWQGSVGNEFYLYFDTSKDPNQISPIRINQMASIGELKLDAKLEKKIQRYWKQIRSMEPKLPLYHLWIRPNPLEKETEIQIKVQSGIIRLAKFPNTVVVEEKGKVINIHTKDSQPFQISFEVYPDVSFPEFQVWFGKRQVSKSDIHIGYFGVSMSACSKDCDLLYESQSIRPIIHPETKVHFWKEGGQKKSYESKQELGTDALDILKKQGYVQ from the coding sequence ATTTCGATTTTTCCTTCTTTTCTCCTAAAACTTTGTTTTTTTCTCCTACTTAGTTTCCTTTGTTTCTGTAAAAAAGAGTCTGCCACGCCAGAAAAAAACCTTCCGGCCGAAGAAGCAGGGAAACTTGCACAAACAAAACCAAATATCATTTGGATTGTGATCGATAGCCTAAGAGGTGATATCATTGGGCAATATAATGTAACACCTAACTTAGATTTGTTTGCAAAAGAAGGAATTCAATTCGATTACCACCTTGTGAATGCTGCCTGGACAAGGCCCTCTACTTTAGTGTTTTTTACTGGGAAATATGCTTCTGCCAATCCTGTGAACTTTTGGGATTACCCAACGACAAAATCCGAAGTGGATGCTTTTTATCGTTCTGAGAAAAAACCTTTGCCCAAGGTGTTAAAGGAATTTCAATACAATACGGTGATGGTGGGGAATAATCCATTTTTGACCGATAAATTTGGGTTAGGTGTAGACGTTGGGTTTGATTCCTTATATGATTTTTCGAACTATAGTGAAGACACCAAAAAGATAACCAAAAAAACAATGGAAGTATTGGAAGATGTTTCCTCCAAGGGAAGTCCTTTCTTTTTGTTTTTGAATTACAATGACCCACATAAACCTTATACACCTCCCTCTGGATTTACCAATCGTATCCAAACTAAGGAAATCTTAGACGAACGGAAGTTAAACTATTTGGGAGAAGTTGCCTTTGTGGATGAAGAGTTGGGTAAAGTATTTGCCGATCTCAAAGCAAAAAACCTTTGGGATAACTCACTGATTCTCATCACAGCAGATCACGGGGAAGTGATGCATGCCTCACACGCCATCTCTCCCTTTACTGGAACCAATACCTATTATGGCCATGGACAAGATTTGTTTTTAGAGAATATCCATGTTCCACTTCTCATCAAACTCCCACATGCAGAAAAACAAAAAATGGTGAAGGCGATGACTAGGTCAATAGATTTGTACCCGACGATCCTTGATTATGCGGAACTCCCCATTCCCAAATCCATCAATGGATTGTCACTACGTCCGATCATTGAAGGTACGGAGACCACCAAACGAACTTACTATGGGGAAACTCGGTTTACACAAGGGTATGGAGAAGGAAAGGAATTTTTATTACAAAGGTCTTATCGCTTCCATGAATTGGGAAAATTTTGGCAAGGTTCTGTGGGAAATGAATTTTATTTGTACTTCGATACATCAAAAGATCCAAATCAAATTAGTCCCATTCGCATCAACCAAATGGCAAGTATCGGTGAACTTAAGTTAGATGCAAAATTAGAAAAAAAAATCCAAAGGTATTGGAAACAAATTCGATCCATGGAACCAAAACTTCCTTTATACCACCTTTGGATTCGGCCTAACCCATTGGAAAAAGAAACAGAGATTCAAATCAAGGTACAAAGTGGGATCATTCGTTTAGCAAAATTCCCAAACACTGTGGTTGTGGAAGAAAAAGGGAAGGTAATCAATATCCACACCAAGGATTCGCAACCTTTCCAAATCAGTTTTGAAGTGTATCCTGATGTGAGTTTTCCTGAGTTCCAAGTTTGGTTCGGGAAGAGGCAAGTTTCCAAATCAGACATCCATATTGGGTATTTTGGAGTGTCTATGTCAGCTTGTTCAAAAGACTGTGATCTGTTATACGAATCACAATCCATTCGTCCCATCATTCATCCCGAAACTAAAGTTCATTTTTGGAAAGAAGGTGGACAAAAAAAATCCTACGAAAGTAAACAAGAGTTAGGAACAGATGCTTTGGATATCTTAAAAAAACAAGGGTATGTTCAATAG